A single window of Nocardioides kongjuensis DNA harbors:
- a CDS encoding TSUP family transporter — translation MSLLEIAAVLLAGVGAGMINAVVGSGTLITFPTLLALGVPPVTANMSNSLGLVPGSIAGAVGYRRELAGQRDRVLRLLAFSTTGGVVGAVLLLVLPPGAFKAAVPVLILLGIALVVVQPRLSKAVAARAEHREEGAVERSWWVPLAVFGTGVYGGYFGAAQGVLLMGVLGIGISESLQRLNGVKNVLVAVVNGVAGLVFVGVAELGLLGCEAKVDWLIVLLVGTGAVCGGLLGSAIGRKLPPVVLRSVIVVVGLVAVVNLLR, via the coding sequence GTGAGCCTGCTCGAGATCGCGGCGGTCCTGCTCGCCGGGGTCGGCGCCGGCATGATCAACGCGGTGGTCGGCTCCGGCACCCTGATCACGTTCCCGACCCTGCTCGCCCTCGGTGTCCCGCCGGTCACCGCGAACATGTCCAACAGCCTGGGCCTGGTCCCCGGTTCGATCGCGGGCGCCGTGGGCTACCGCCGTGAGCTGGCCGGTCAGCGCGACCGGGTCCTGCGCCTGCTCGCGTTCTCCACCACGGGTGGGGTGGTCGGAGCCGTGCTGCTGCTGGTGCTGCCCCCGGGGGCGTTCAAGGCCGCCGTGCCCGTGCTGATCCTGCTCGGCATCGCCCTCGTCGTCGTCCAGCCACGGCTGTCGAAGGCGGTCGCCGCGCGCGCCGAGCACCGCGAGGAGGGCGCGGTCGAGCGGTCCTGGTGGGTGCCGCTGGCCGTGTTCGGGACCGGGGTGTACGGCGGCTACTTCGGTGCCGCCCAGGGCGTGCTGCTCATGGGCGTGCTGGGCATCGGCATCTCCGAGTCGCTGCAGCGGCTCAACGGCGTCAAGAACGTGCTCGTGGCCGTCGTCAACGGCGTCGCAGGTCTGGTCTTCGTCGGCGTGGCCGAGCTCGGGCTGCTCGGCTGCGAGGCGAAGGTCGACTGGCTGATCGTGCTGCTCGTCGGCACCGGCGCCGTGTGCGGTGGCCTGCTCGGCTCGGCGATCGGCCGCAAGCTGCCGCCGGTCGTGCTGCGCTCGGTGATCGTCGTCGTCGGCCTCGTGGCCGTCGTCAACCTGCTCCGCTGA
- a CDS encoding SPFH domain-containing protein, giving the protein MIVLVLLALLLLLVITVVAKSIRVIPQAYTGIVERFGKYKETLPAGLNFVLPFVDKVHYVIDLREQVVSFPPQSAITEDNLTVDIDTVIYFQVTDPIAATYEISNYIQAIEQLTMTTLRNVVGGMDLEQTLTSRESINSGLSAVLDETTGRWGIKVKRVEIKGIEPPPSIKDAMEKQMRAERDKRALVLTAEGARQSAILTAEGNKQSAILNAEGERESQILRAQAEREAQILRAQGEGQAIQTVFQAIHDGRPDQSLLAYQYLQMMPKIAEGDANKVWVIPSEITKALEGLGSSIHEIAGIPRSTPGPEKRVDMGRTELPLPDSGTSAAVQEAIAEAESAAHPGQKDPSAE; this is encoded by the coding sequence ATGATCGTCCTGGTCCTGCTCGCCCTGCTGCTCCTGCTGGTGATCACCGTGGTCGCGAAGTCGATCCGGGTGATCCCGCAGGCCTACACCGGCATCGTGGAGCGGTTCGGCAAGTACAAGGAGACCCTGCCGGCCGGCCTCAACTTCGTGCTGCCGTTCGTCGACAAGGTGCACTACGTCATCGACCTGCGCGAGCAGGTCGTGAGCTTCCCGCCGCAGTCGGCGATCACCGAGGACAACCTCACCGTCGACATCGACACCGTCATCTACTTCCAGGTGACCGACCCGATCGCGGCGACGTACGAGATCTCCAACTACATCCAGGCCATCGAGCAGCTCACCATGACCACGCTGCGCAACGTCGTCGGTGGCATGGACCTCGAGCAGACCCTCACCAGCCGCGAGTCGATCAACAGCGGGCTGTCCGCGGTGCTCGACGAGACGACCGGGCGGTGGGGCATCAAGGTCAAGCGCGTCGAGATCAAGGGCATCGAGCCGCCGCCGTCCATCAAGGACGCGATGGAGAAGCAGATGCGCGCCGAGCGCGACAAGCGAGCCCTCGTCCTGACCGCCGAGGGTGCCCGGCAGTCGGCCATCCTCACGGCGGAGGGCAACAAGCAGTCCGCGATCCTCAACGCCGAGGGTGAGCGGGAGTCGCAGATCCTGCGTGCGCAGGCCGAGCGCGAGGCGCAGATCCTGCGGGCCCAGGGTGAAGGCCAGGCCATCCAGACGGTCTTCCAGGCGATCCACGACGGACGCCCCGACCAGTCGCTGCTGGCCTACCAGTACCTCCAGATGATGCCGAAGATCGCCGAGGGCGACGCCAACAAGGTGTGGGTGATCCCCTCGGAGATCACCAAGGCCCTCGAGGGACTCGGCTCCTCGATCCACGAGATCGCCGGCATCCCGAGGTCGACGCCGGGACCGGAGAAGCGCGTCGACATGGGCCGGACCGAGCTGCCGCTGCCGGACAGCGGCACCAGCGCGGCCGTCCAGGAGGCGATCGCCGAGGCCGAGAGCGCTGCCCACCCGGGCCAGAAGGATCCCTCCGCGGAGTGA
- a CDS encoding NfeD family protein: protein MDWLRDHLWETWLGVGIALALAELLSLDLFLLMLAGGAVAGSLTALVTDNVVVTVLVASAAAVALLAGVRPQLVRRLHGGPDLVLGPASLVGSRGIVTEPVAEHSPGRVKIGGESWLAVADPPAGIAVGQAVEVVSIAGATAHVRPVSDLLLEEPR, encoded by the coding sequence ATGGACTGGCTGCGGGACCACCTCTGGGAGACGTGGCTGGGCGTCGGGATCGCGCTGGCCCTGGCCGAGCTGCTCAGCCTCGACCTGTTCCTGCTCATGCTCGCCGGCGGCGCGGTCGCCGGATCGCTGACCGCGCTGGTCACCGACAACGTCGTGGTCACCGTGCTGGTGGCCTCGGCCGCCGCCGTCGCGCTCCTGGCCGGGGTCCGGCCGCAGCTGGTACGTCGCCTGCACGGCGGGCCCGACCTCGTGCTCGGTCCGGCCAGCCTGGTCGGCAGCCGGGGGATCGTCACGGAGCCGGTCGCCGAGCACAGCCCGGGCCGGGTGAAGATCGGCGGCGAGTCCTGGCTCGCAGTGGCCGATCCCCCTGCCGGCATCGCCGTCGGACAGGCGGTGGAGGTGGTCTCCATCGCCGGTGCCACGGCCCACGTCCGTCCCGTGTCCGACCTCCTACTCGAGGAGCCCCGATGA
- a CDS encoding ABC transporter ATP-binding protein, producing the protein MSAVLELAEVSVRRGQSILLDRVSWVVREGERWVVLGGNGAGKTTLMQIAAAQLHPTSGAVGLLGELLGTVDIFELRPRIGVSSAAVAEQIPRNETVRDLVLTASYAVLGRWNEAYDAVDHDRADALLREVGVAPLADRTYGTLSEGERKRVQIARALMTDPELLLLDEPAAGLDLGGREDLVSTLSVLAYDPLSPATVLVSHHVEEIPPGFTHVLMLRGGRVVAEGPIAETMTAEALSATFGMPLVLEHHDGRYAARRKQHHRG; encoded by the coding sequence ATGTCCGCCGTGCTGGAGCTCGCCGAGGTGTCCGTGCGTCGAGGGCAGTCGATCCTGCTCGACCGGGTCAGCTGGGTGGTCCGCGAGGGCGAGCGGTGGGTCGTCCTCGGCGGCAACGGAGCCGGCAAGACCACCCTCATGCAGATCGCCGCGGCCCAGCTGCACCCGACCTCGGGCGCCGTAGGCCTGCTGGGAGAGCTGCTCGGCACCGTCGACATCTTCGAGCTCCGCCCGCGCATCGGCGTCTCCAGCGCCGCCGTCGCCGAGCAGATCCCGCGCAACGAGACCGTCCGCGACCTGGTCCTGACCGCGTCGTACGCCGTGCTCGGCCGCTGGAACGAGGCGTACGACGCCGTCGACCACGACCGTGCCGACGCACTGCTGCGCGAGGTCGGCGTGGCCCCGCTCGCCGACCGCACCTACGGCACCCTGAGCGAGGGCGAGCGCAAGCGGGTCCAGATCGCCCGGGCGCTGATGACCGACCCCGAGCTGCTGCTGCTCGACGAGCCGGCCGCCGGCCTGGACCTCGGCGGTCGCGAGGACCTGGTCTCGACGCTCTCGGTCCTCGCCTACGACCCGCTCTCGCCCGCGACCGTGCTGGTCTCGCACCACGTGGAGGAGATCCCGCCGGGGTTCACCCACGTGCTCATGCTGCGCGGTGGTCGGGTGGTCGCGGAGGGCCCGATCGCGGAGACCATGACGGCCGAGGCGCTGTCGGCGACGTTCGGCATGCCGCTGGTCCTCGAGCACCACGACGGGCGGTACGCCGCGCGCCGCAAGCAGCACCACCGCGGCTGA
- the serB gene encoding phosphoserine phosphatase SerB: MSPHDAADDTLLITVTGADRPGVTSTVLESLAGSGVSVVDLEQILMRGRLVLGVLVTAPRDRKKLRSQLEATVEALGMTVEIEKGSGDNRSRHQDRAHVTVIGAPLKASAMAAIAGRIADCGGNIDRIERMARYPVTALELDVSGARPDRLRELLAVDAAAHGIDVAVQPANLLRHGVRLIVMDVDSTLIQGEVIEMLAEHAGFGAEVADVTERAMRGELDFEQSLRARVKLLAGLDESVLDEVYDAIVVNPGARTMVRTLRRLGYRFAIVSGGFSQITDRLAEDLGIHRARANTLEIVDGKLTGEVVGAVVDRAGKAQALREFAADLGVPEDATIAIGDGANDLDMLAAAGLGIAYNARPVVREAADTALNVPYLDAIMYLLGITREEIEAADAAVGIVTPAPPV; the protein is encoded by the coding sequence ATGAGCCCTCACGATGCAGCGGACGACACCCTCCTGATCACCGTCACCGGCGCCGACCGGCCCGGCGTCACCTCCACGGTCCTGGAGAGCCTCGCCGGGTCCGGCGTGAGCGTCGTCGACCTCGAGCAGATCCTGATGCGCGGCCGGCTGGTCCTCGGTGTCCTGGTCACCGCGCCGCGCGACCGCAAGAAGCTGCGCAGCCAGCTCGAGGCGACGGTCGAGGCGCTCGGCATGACCGTCGAGATCGAGAAGGGCTCGGGCGACAACCGCTCGCGCCACCAGGACCGCGCCCACGTCACCGTCATCGGTGCCCCGCTCAAGGCCTCGGCGATGGCCGCCATCGCCGGTCGGATCGCGGACTGCGGCGGCAACATCGACCGGATCGAGCGGATGGCCCGCTACCCCGTCACCGCGCTCGAGCTCGACGTCTCGGGCGCGCGGCCCGACCGGCTGCGCGAGCTGCTCGCCGTCGACGCCGCGGCCCACGGCATCGACGTCGCCGTCCAGCCCGCCAACCTGCTGCGCCACGGCGTGCGCCTGATCGTGATGGACGTCGACTCGACCCTGATCCAGGGCGAGGTGATCGAGATGCTCGCCGAGCACGCCGGCTTCGGCGCCGAGGTCGCCGACGTCACCGAGCGCGCGATGCGCGGCGAGCTGGACTTCGAGCAGTCCCTGCGGGCCCGGGTCAAGCTGCTCGCCGGCCTCGACGAGTCCGTGCTCGACGAGGTGTACGACGCCATCGTCGTCAACCCCGGAGCGCGCACGATGGTCCGCACCCTGCGCCGCCTCGGCTACCGGTTCGCCATCGTCTCGGGCGGCTTCAGCCAGATCACCGACCGCCTCGCCGAGGACCTCGGCATCCACCGCGCCCGCGCCAACACCCTCGAGATCGTCGACGGCAAGCTCACCGGCGAGGTCGTCGGTGCCGTCGTCGACCGGGCGGGCAAGGCCCAGGCGCTGCGGGAGTTCGCCGCCGACCTCGGCGTGCCCGAGGACGCGACGATCGCCATCGGCGACGGGGCCAACGACCTCGACATGCTCGCCGCCGCCGGTCTCGGGATCGCCTACAACGCCCGGCCGGTCGTCCGGGAGGCCGCGGACACCGCGCTGAACGTGCCGTACCTCGACGCGATCATGTACCTGCTCGGCATCACACGTGAGGAGATCGAGGCGGCCGACGCTGCCGTCGGCATCGTCACGCCCGCTCCGCCGGTGTGA
- a CDS encoding histidine phosphatase family protein → MEKQRLLVVVRHAKAEQFAASDVERVLSDRGREDGRALGEWFAAQGITPDVAYVSYAARTRETWDVVADGAGWGLAPQIDGNLYGTDETGVLELVHSTPDDASTVVVVGHNPTMAMLVQLLDDGEGQASGEIELGSFPTSAAAVFTVDGTWDDVVPVGCRLVAFHVGRG, encoded by the coding sequence GTGGAGAAGCAACGGCTGCTCGTCGTCGTCCGACACGCCAAGGCCGAGCAGTTCGCCGCCTCCGACGTGGAACGCGTGCTGAGCGACCGGGGCCGGGAGGACGGCCGTGCCCTCGGCGAGTGGTTCGCGGCGCAGGGGATCACCCCTGACGTCGCCTACGTCTCCTACGCCGCCCGCACCCGCGAGACCTGGGACGTCGTCGCCGACGGCGCCGGCTGGGGCCTCGCCCCGCAGATCGACGGGAACCTCTACGGCACCGACGAGACGGGCGTCCTCGAGCTGGTGCACAGCACCCCCGACGACGCGTCGACCGTCGTCGTGGTCGGCCACAACCCGACCATGGCGATGCTCGTCCAGCTCCTGGACGACGGCGAGGGCCAGGCGTCAGGAGAGATCGAGCTCGGGAGCTTCCCGACCAGCGCCGCCGCGGTCTTCACCGTGGACGGGACGTGGGACGACGTCGTCCCGGTCGGGTGCCGGCTGGTGGCGTTCCACGTGGGGCGGGGCTGA
- a CDS encoding TIGR02206 family membrane protein, with amino-acid sequence MTQYGATHLLPLAVFAVGLVVAVLLGRRDAAHDGPTRLSRTWAVLVPVATVPLQVVDLLVNFDLGVTLPLHLCDLAWIAATWALWTHRPLPVTLTYFWGLTLTIQGVVTPSLNEDLPHPRYFAFWALHLLIVWSAVYLVVGLREAPRWRDYRAAVAVTLGWAVVTYGFNLVAGTNYGYLMRKPGTSILDLLGPWPWYVLEEVGIVVVVWALLTLAAQWWARRTGGAR; translated from the coding sequence ATGACGCAGTACGGAGCCACCCATCTGCTGCCGCTGGCGGTGTTCGCCGTGGGGCTGGTGGTGGCCGTGCTGCTGGGACGCCGGGACGCGGCCCACGACGGCCCGACCCGGTTGAGCCGGACCTGGGCGGTGCTCGTCCCGGTCGCGACGGTGCCGCTCCAGGTGGTCGACCTGCTGGTGAACTTCGACCTCGGCGTGACGCTGCCGCTGCACCTGTGCGACCTGGCGTGGATCGCGGCGACCTGGGCGCTGTGGACGCACCGGCCGCTGCCGGTGACGCTGACCTACTTCTGGGGGCTCACGCTGACGATCCAGGGCGTCGTCACGCCCTCGCTCAACGAGGACCTCCCGCACCCGCGGTACTTCGCGTTCTGGGCGCTGCACCTGCTGATCGTGTGGTCGGCTGTCTACCTGGTGGTCGGGCTGCGCGAGGCACCCCGGTGGCGCGACTACCGGGCCGCCGTGGCGGTGACGCTGGGGTGGGCCGTGGTGACGTACGGGTTCAACCTCGTCGCCGGCACCAACTACGGCTACCTGATGAGGAAGCCGGGCACGTCGATCCTCGACCTCCTCGGCCCGTGGCCGTGGTACGTGCTCGAGGAGGTCGGGATCGTCGTCGTGGTGTGGGCCCTGCTCACGCTCGCGGCGCAGTGGTGGGCCCGTCGTACGGGAGGAGCGAGGTGA
- the fabI gene encoding enoyl-ACP reductase FabI — MTGILAGKNILVAGVTLDTSIGFAVAKFAQEQGANVLVSNFGQALRITRRIVKRLPELPAVIELDVTDAEHLAALPDAVREALGPDAKLDGVVHSIAYGNPETLLGGKFLDGPWEDVAQAVQVSAYSLKSLAVACRPLMTEGGSVVGLTFDASVAWPVYDWMGVAKAGLESCARYLARDLGGDGIRVNLVSAGPLRTLAAKAIPGFEDLESMWSTKSPLGWDNTDQEPTAKAVCALLSDLFPATTGEIVHVDGGFHAMGA; from the coding sequence ATGACCGGAATCCTCGCAGGCAAGAACATCCTCGTCGCGGGTGTCACCCTCGACACCTCGATCGGCTTCGCGGTCGCGAAGTTCGCGCAGGAGCAGGGCGCCAACGTCCTGGTCTCCAACTTCGGCCAGGCGCTGCGGATCACCCGCCGCATCGTCAAGCGGCTCCCCGAGCTGCCGGCCGTCATCGAGCTCGACGTCACCGACGCCGAGCACCTGGCCGCCCTCCCGGACGCCGTGCGCGAGGCCCTCGGCCCGGACGCGAAGCTCGACGGTGTCGTGCACTCGATCGCCTACGGCAACCCCGAGACCCTGCTCGGCGGCAAGTTCCTCGACGGCCCGTGGGAGGACGTCGCACAGGCCGTCCAGGTCTCGGCGTACTCGCTCAAGTCGCTCGCCGTCGCCTGCCGCCCGCTGATGACCGAGGGTGGCTCCGTCGTGGGCCTGACCTTCGACGCCAGCGTCGCGTGGCCGGTCTACGACTGGATGGGCGTCGCCAAGGCGGGCCTCGAGTCGTGCGCCCGCTACCTCGCCCGCGACCTCGGCGGCGACGGCATCCGGGTCAACCTGGTCTCCGCCGGCCCGCTGCGCACCCTCGCGGCCAAGGCCATCCCGGGCTTCGAGGACCTCGAGTCGATGTGGTCGACCAAGTCGCCGCTCGGCTGGGACAACACCGACCAGGAGCCGACCGCCAAGGCGGTCTGCGCCCTGCTCTCGGACCTCTTCCCGGCGACCACCGGCGAGATCGTCCACGTCGACGGCGGCTTCCACGCGATGGGCGCCTGA
- a CDS encoding 3-oxoacyl-ACP reductase FabG → MSQPRSVLVTGGNRGIGRAIAEAFIAAGDKVAVTTRSGGAPEGALELKADITDPAAVEAAFAAAEEAHGPIEVLVANAGITKDTLLLRMSEDDWTSVIDTNLTASFRLAKRAAKGMLRQKKGRIIFISSVVGLLGSPGQVNYAASKAGLVGMARSLARELGPRSITANVVAPGYVDTDMTAVLTDEQKEGIRSQVPLGRYADPTEIAGAVLWLASPEAAYVTGAVIPVDGGLGMGH, encoded by the coding sequence GTGAGCCAACCACGTTCCGTCCTCGTCACCGGAGGCAACCGCGGCATCGGCCGCGCGATCGCCGAGGCCTTCATCGCCGCTGGCGACAAGGTCGCCGTCACCACCCGGAGCGGAGGCGCCCCGGAGGGCGCGCTCGAGCTCAAGGCCGACATCACCGACCCCGCTGCGGTCGAGGCCGCTTTCGCGGCCGCCGAGGAGGCGCACGGCCCGATCGAGGTGCTCGTCGCCAACGCCGGCATCACCAAGGACACGCTCCTGCTGCGCATGTCCGAGGACGACTGGACCTCGGTCATCGACACCAACCTCACGGCCTCCTTCCGCCTGGCCAAGCGCGCCGCCAAGGGCATGCTGCGCCAGAAGAAGGGCCGCATCATCTTCATCTCCAGCGTGGTGGGCCTGCTCGGCTCGCCCGGCCAGGTCAACTACGCCGCGTCCAAGGCCGGCCTGGTCGGCATGGCACGGTCGCTGGCGCGCGAGCTCGGGCCGCGCTCGATCACGGCGAACGTCGTGGCGCCCGGGTACGTCGACACCGACATGACCGCGGTGCTGACCGACGAGCAGAAGGAAGGGATCCGCAGCCAGGTCCCGCTGGGCCGGTACGCCGACCCGACCGAGATCGCCGGGGCGGTGCTGTGGCTCGCCAGCCCCGAGGCGGCGTACGTGACCGGCGCGGTGATCCCCGTGGACGGCGGACTGGGAATGGGGCACTGA
- a CDS encoding dodecin has protein sequence MSNRTYRVSEIVGTSPDGIDQAVRNGVERASQTLRHLDWFEVTQVRGQIKDGAVEHFQVTMKIGFRLEDDE, from the coding sequence ATGTCGAACCGCACCTACCGCGTCAGCGAGATCGTCGGCACGTCGCCCGACGGGATCGACCAGGCAGTCCGCAACGGCGTCGAGCGCGCCAGCCAGACCCTGCGCCACCTCGACTGGTTCGAGGTGACCCAGGTCCGCGGCCAGATCAAGGACGGTGCCGTCGAGCACTTCCAGGTCACCATGAAGATCGGGTTCCGGCTCGAGGACGACGAGTAG
- a CDS encoding DUF3099 domain-containing protein produces MDAIRITTAGSSPQEDLARRQKKYVIAMTIRTLCFIGAAISGAAGIHWLWPILIAGAIVLPYVAVVMANAEDSRSSALPLTGGGDPQRQLEQGGHGA; encoded by the coding sequence ATGGACGCCATCCGCATCACCACGGCCGGCTCCAGCCCGCAGGAAGACCTGGCCCGGCGGCAGAAGAAGTACGTGATCGCGATGACGATCCGCACGCTGTGCTTCATCGGCGCGGCGATCAGCGGCGCGGCCGGCATCCACTGGCTGTGGCCGATCCTGATCGCGGGCGCGATCGTGCTGCCGTACGTCGCCGTGGTGATGGCCAACGCCGAGGACAGCCGCAGCAGCGCGCTGCCCCTCACCGGCGGTGGCGACCCCCAGCGCCAGCTCGAGCAGGGTGGACATGGAGCCTGA
- a CDS encoding acetone carboxylase, giving the protein MEPDVCSAKGCREPAVWQLLWNNPKLHTPDRRKTWLACTDHRESLEAFLGARGFLKETVPHEQV; this is encoded by the coding sequence ATGGAGCCTGACGTCTGCTCGGCCAAGGGCTGTCGTGAGCCGGCCGTGTGGCAGCTGCTGTGGAACAACCCGAAGCTGCACACACCCGACCGTCGCAAGACCTGGCTCGCCTGCACCGACCACCGCGAGTCGCTCGAGGCGTTCCTCGGAGCACGGGGCTTCCTGAAGGAGACCGTCCCCCACGAGCAGGTCTGA
- the moaA gene encoding GTP 3',8-cyclase MoaA: protein MQPLIDQHGRIATDLRVSLTDRCNLRCTYCMPPEGLDWMPTDEQLTDDEVVRLIGIAVKELGVEEVRFTGGEPLVRRGLVDIVRQVRALDADVEMSITTNALGLAKTAQALADAGLNRANVSLDTVRSEIFHQITRRDRFTDVVEGLAAAEAAGLGPVKVNAVLLRGVNDDEAPELLAWCLERGYQLRFIEQMPLDAQHGWDRASMVTADEILASLSSVFRLSPASEPRGSAPAELFQVDDGPATVGVIASVTRPFCGDCDRVRLTADGQVRNCLFARSESDLRLAMRAGATDDELAERWRAAMWGKLPGHGIDDPTFLQPDRPMSAIGG, encoded by the coding sequence GTGCAGCCTCTCATCGACCAGCACGGACGGATCGCGACGGACCTGCGGGTCTCGCTCACCGACCGGTGCAACCTGCGCTGCACCTACTGCATGCCGCCCGAGGGCCTCGACTGGATGCCCACCGACGAGCAGCTCACCGACGACGAGGTCGTCCGGCTGATCGGCATCGCCGTGAAGGAGCTCGGCGTCGAGGAGGTGCGCTTCACCGGCGGTGAGCCGCTGGTGCGTCGCGGCCTGGTCGACATCGTGCGCCAGGTCCGAGCGCTCGACGCCGACGTCGAGATGTCGATCACGACCAATGCCCTCGGTCTGGCGAAGACCGCCCAGGCCCTGGCCGATGCCGGGCTGAACCGGGCCAACGTCAGCCTCGACACGGTCCGCAGCGAGATCTTCCACCAGATCACCCGCCGCGACCGGTTCACCGACGTCGTCGAGGGCCTCGCCGCTGCTGAGGCCGCGGGCCTGGGCCCGGTGAAGGTCAACGCGGTGCTGCTGCGCGGCGTCAACGACGACGAGGCGCCCGAGCTGCTCGCCTGGTGCCTCGAGCGTGGCTACCAGCTGCGTTTCATCGAGCAGATGCCCCTCGACGCCCAGCACGGCTGGGACCGCGCCTCGATGGTGACCGCCGACGAGATCCTGGCATCGTTGTCCTCGGTGTTCCGGCTCTCGCCGGCCTCCGAGCCGCGGGGGAGTGCGCCCGCCGAGCTCTTCCAGGTCGACGACGGCCCCGCCACCGTCGGTGTCATCGCCTCGGTCACCCGTCCCTTCTGCGGCGACTGCGACCGGGTCCGGCTCACCGCCGACGGCCAGGTCCGCAACTGCCTGTTCGCCCGCTCCGAGTCCGACCTGCGCCTGGCCATGCGCGCGGGTGCCACCGACGACGAGCTGGCAGAGCGCTGGCGCGCCGCCATGTGGGGCAAGCTCCCCGGCCACGGCATCGACGACCCGACCTTCCTGCAGCCGGACCGACCGATGTCGGCCATCGGCGGCTGA